In Aestuariibaculum lutulentum, one DNA window encodes the following:
- a CDS encoding 3-oxoacid CoA-transferase subunit B: MLDKVGIAKRIAKEVKDGYYVNLGIGIPTLVANYVRNDIEVEFQSENGVLGMGPFPFEGEEDADVINAGKQTITTLPGASFFDSALSFSMIRGQHVDLTILGAMEVAENGDIANWKIPGKMVKGMGGAMDLVASAENIIVAMMHTNREGESKLLKRCSLPLTGVGCVKKIVTNLAVVEVTPNGFKLLERAPGVSVEEIQKATEGTLTVEGDIPEMIL, translated from the coding sequence ATGTTAGATAAAGTAGGTATAGCTAAGCGTATTGCTAAAGAAGTTAAGGATGGTTACTATGTAAACCTTGGTATTGGTATTCCAACTTTGGTTGCTAATTATGTGCGTAATGATATTGAAGTAGAATTTCAAAGTGAAAATGGCGTTTTAGGTATGGGGCCTTTTCCGTTTGAAGGCGAAGAAGATGCCGATGTGATTAACGCCGGAAAACAAACCATAACCACGTTGCCGGGTGCAAGTTTTTTTGATTCTGCCTTAAGTTTCTCCATGATTCGTGGACAGCATGTCGATTTAACGATTTTAGGAGCCATGGAGGTTGCTGAAAATGGAGACATTGCCAACTGGAAAATTCCGGGTAAGATGGTTAAAGGTATGGGAGGCGCTATGGATTTGGTTGCCAGTGCAGAAAATATTATTGTAGCTATGATGCATACCAATAGAGAAGGGGAGTCTAAATTACTAAAAAGATGTTCCTTGCCTTTAACGGGCGTTGGGTGTGTTAAAAAGATTGTAACCAACTTGGCAGTGGTTGAGGTTACACCAAATGGCTTTAAATTATTAGAGCGTGCTCCCGGAGTTTCTGTTGAGGAGATTCAAAAAGCAACTGAAGGGACATTAACTGTTGAAGGAGATATTCCTGAAATGATTCTTTAG
- a CDS encoding CoA transferase subunit A, producing the protein MINKKVANISEALQGVTDNMTLMVGGFGLSGIPENAIAELVNLGVKGLTCISNNAGVDDFGLGLLLQNRQIKKMISSYVGENDEFERQMLSGELEVELIPQGTLAERCRAAQAGIPAFYTPAGYGTEVAEGKESREFNDKMYILEHAFKADFAFVKAWKGDAAGNLIFKGTARNFNPVMCGAAKITVAEVEELVPLGELDPNQIHIPGIFVQRILRGERYEKRIEQRTVRQRS; encoded by the coding sequence ATGATAAATAAGAAAGTAGCTAATATAAGTGAAGCTTTACAAGGGGTTACCGATAATATGACCCTTATGGTTGGTGGTTTCGGTTTAAGTGGTATTCCTGAAAACGCTATTGCCGAATTGGTTAATCTTGGAGTAAAAGGATTAACCTGTATTTCCAATAATGCCGGTGTAGATGATTTTGGTCTGGGGTTATTACTTCAAAATCGCCAGATAAAAAAAATGATTTCTTCTTATGTAGGTGAAAACGATGAGTTCGAACGTCAGATGTTATCTGGCGAATTGGAAGTAGAACTTATTCCGCAAGGGACTTTGGCAGAACGTTGCCGTGCAGCTCAGGCTGGTATTCCTGCATTTTATACGCCAGCTGGTTACGGTACAGAAGTCGCCGAAGGTAAAGAATCCCGAGAATTTAATGATAAAATGTATATCCTGGAACATGCCTTTAAAGCCGATTTCGCTTTTGTTAAAGCCTGGAAGGGGGATGCGGCAGGGAATTTAATATTTAAAGGAACCGCTCGAAATTTTAATCCGGTAATGTGCGGAGCAGCTAAAATTACGGTAGCTGAGGTTGAAGAATTAGTACCTCTCGGAGAACTGGATCCTAACCAGATTCATATTCCTGGCATATTTGTGCAACGTATTCTAAGGGGCGAACGTTACGAAAAACGAATTGAACAACGAACTGTAAGACAAAGAAGTTAA
- a CDS encoding penicillin-binding protein 1A, whose product MATKKQEAEPTTNFSKYIRWFWMLFTAGVLAVVFIFLLASWGAFGEMPDHTVLENPRTNLATEIISSDGQTLGKFYFNDNRTPVGYEDLPQDLVNALIATEDARFEQHSGVDAIGTLRAVVKLGSGGGASTISQQLAKQLFHGEGSKNIVERILQKVKEWIIAIRLERQYTKEEIIAQYFNIYDFLNNADGIRSAARIYFGKEPKDLTLKESAMLVGMFKNSALYNPLRNAEGVKNRRNTVLSQMEKYGYITETVKDSLQKTELDVKYTPESHREGIATYFRGYLDSFMKEWIKDNPKPDGTKWNLYNDGLKIYTTIDSRMQQYAEDAVQKHMAKLQKEFFHQNTPDRNPTAPFLDLSKEEIDALLRNSMRQSERWRHMKYDLGKSNKEIEESFQKPIQMSVFAWKEGKPSEIDTIMKPIDSIRYYKTFLRTGMMSMDPQTGHVKAWVGGMNYRHFQYDMVKQGKRQVGSTFKPFVYATAVDQLHLSPCDEFPNTPFCIEKDKYGNIEDWCPKNSDGKYGGNLTLKNALANSVNTVTARLMDKVGPETVIELVDKLGVDSEIPPVPSIALGTADLSVYEMVGAYSTFANKGVYTKPVMVTTIEDKNGTILYQFKPETRDVVGEETAYVTVKLLEGVTRGGSGTRLRGNWGVNNQVYKEVITGYPYEFENPIAGKTGTTQNQSDGWFMGMVPNLVTGVWVGGEDRSVHFRTITYGQGATMALPIWGMYMKSCYADETLNISKADFEAPENLSIRVDCDSPADNDNVIQEEKETPDDLEF is encoded by the coding sequence ATGGCAACAAAAAAACAAGAAGCAGAACCTACAACAAACTTCTCTAAATACATACGTTGGTTTTGGATGCTATTTACCGCAGGAGTTCTGGCCGTAGTCTTTATATTTTTATTGGCATCATGGGGTGCTTTTGGCGAAATGCCCGATCATACCGTATTAGAAAACCCAAGAACGAATTTAGCAACTGAGATTATTTCTTCAGACGGACAAACTTTAGGAAAATTTTACTTTAACGATAACAGAACACCTGTTGGTTACGAAGATTTACCACAGGATTTGGTGAATGCCTTAATTGCAACTGAAGATGCGCGTTTCGAACAACATTCTGGAGTGGATGCTATTGGTACATTAAGAGCTGTAGTTAAGTTAGGAAGTGGTGGAGGAGCCAGTACCATTTCGCAGCAGTTAGCCAAACAGTTATTTCATGGTGAAGGTTCTAAAAACATTGTGGAACGTATACTTCAGAAAGTAAAAGAGTGGATTATAGCTATTCGTTTGGAGCGTCAATACACCAAAGAAGAAATTATTGCACAGTATTTTAATATTTACGATTTCTTAAACAATGCCGATGGTATTCGTAGTGCTGCCAGAATATACTTCGGTAAGGAACCAAAGGATTTAACGCTTAAAGAATCTGCCATGTTGGTGGGGATGTTTAAAAACTCGGCTTTATATAATCCGTTAAGAAATGCTGAAGGGGTAAAAAACCGAAGAAATACGGTATTATCTCAAATGGAAAAGTATGGGTATATAACTGAAACGGTTAAAGATTCACTTCAAAAAACCGAACTTGATGTAAAATACACTCCCGAATCACATCGTGAAGGTATCGCAACATATTTTAGAGGGTATCTGGACTCCTTTATGAAAGAGTGGATTAAAGACAATCCGAAACCAGATGGAACCAAATGGAATTTGTATAACGATGGATTAAAAATTTATACAACAATAGATTCCAGAATGCAGCAGTACGCCGAAGATGCAGTACAAAAGCATATGGCAAAACTTCAGAAAGAGTTTTTCCACCAGAATACACCCGATAGAAATCCTACGGCACCGTTTTTAGATTTATCAAAAGAAGAGATTGATGCGCTTTTGAGAAACTCTATGCGTCAATCAGAGCGTTGGAGACATATGAAATACGATTTAGGAAAATCTAATAAAGAGATTGAGGAATCGTTTCAAAAGCCAATTCAAATGTCGGTATTTGCATGGAAGGAAGGGAAACCTTCAGAAATTGATACGATTATGAAACCAATCGATTCTATACGTTATTATAAAACGTTTTTACGTACCGGTATGATGTCTATGGATCCGCAAACGGGTCATGTGAAAGCATGGGTTGGAGGGATGAATTATCGTCATTTCCAATACGATATGGTAAAACAAGGAAAACGTCAGGTAGGTTCAACATTCAAGCCGTTTGTTTATGCTACCGCTGTAGATCAGTTACATCTGTCTCCTTGTGACGAATTCCCGAATACACCATTCTGTATAGAAAAGGATAAATACGGGAATATAGAAGACTGGTGTCCTAAAAATTCAGATGGGAAGTATGGTGGAAATCTAACTTTGAAAAATGCGTTAGCGAATTCCGTAAATACGGTAACGGCACGTTTAATGGATAAAGTAGGGCCGGAAACCGTTATTGAGTTAGTTGATAAATTAGGAGTCGATTCTGAGATTCCTCCGGTACCATCTATCGCCTTAGGAACAGCCGATTTAAGTGTTTACGAGATGGTCGGGGCTTATTCAACTTTTGCAAATAAAGGCGTGTATACAAAGCCAGTAATGGTAACGACTATTGAAGATAAAAACGGAACTATTTTATATCAGTTTAAGCCAGAGACACGTGATGTGGTGGGTGAAGAAACCGCATATGTAACCGTAAAACTTTTAGAAGGTGTTACTCGTGGTGGTTCTGGTACCAGATTACGTGGTAACTGGGGTGTTAATAATCAGGTTTACAAGGAAGTTATTACTGGTTATCCATATGAATTTGAGAATCCAATAGCCGGTAAAACCGGAACAACACAAAACCAGAGTGACGGGTGGTTTATGGGTATGGTACCTAATTTAGTAACCGGAGTCTGGGTTGGTGGTGAAGACCGCTCGGTACACTTTAGAACCATTACTTATGGTCAGGGAGCCACCATGGCATTACCAATATGGGGTATGTATATGAAGAGTTGTTATGCCGATGAAACACTTAATATTTCTAAGGCAGATTTTGAAGCCCCTGAAAATTTATCTATTCGTGTAGATTGTGATAGTCCTGCTGATAATGATAACGTTATTCAGGAAGAAAAAGAAACACCAGATGATTTAGAATTCTAA
- a CDS encoding gliding motility lipoprotein GldH, with protein sequence MLRNNTLVFLAICSLVFVSCDSNRVFDEYKSVPNKWHKDSIVSFDITPPDSTKAYNLFVNLRNTNAYKYNNLFLIVEMVFPHGKTIKDTLEYRMADPTGKLLGTGVTDTKENKLWYKEGVVFKEAGNYKVNIQQAMRENGKVNGVVELEGITDVGFRIEHINSNN encoded by the coding sequence ATGTTACGAAATAATACGTTAGTATTTTTAGCGATATGTTCATTAGTATTTGTGTCTTGCGATTCAAATCGAGTTTTCGACGAGTATAAATCGGTTCCTAATAAATGGCATAAAGATTCTATAGTTAGTTTTGATATAACACCTCCAGATTCTACTAAGGCTTATAATTTGTTTGTCAACCTTAGGAATACAAATGCCTATAAATACAACAATTTGTTTTTAATTGTTGAAATGGTTTTTCCGCATGGAAAGACAATAAAAGATACCTTAGAGTACCGGATGGCCGATCCAACAGGAAAGTTGTTAGGTACTGGGGTGACCGATACAAAAGAAAATAAACTTTGGTATAAAGAAGGAGTTGTGTTTAAAGAAGCTGGTAATTATAAGGTAAATATTCAGCAAGCCATGAGAGAAAATGGTAAGGTTAATGGTGTCGTAGAGCTTGAAGGTATAACCGATGTTGGTTTTAGAATAGAACACATAAACAGTAACAACTAA
- a CDS encoding PSP1 domain-containing protein, whose amino-acid sequence MACNSCSTGKDGQPKGCKNNGTCGTDSCNKLTVFDWLSNMSLPSGEKPFDWVEVRFKNGRKDYYKNTEHLTLSIGDVVATQAATGHDIGMVTLTGELVRIQMKRKSISETPDEELKIYRKANQKDIDIWQAARDREEPMKVKARQFAIDLKLEMKISDIEFQGDASKATFYYTAEERVDFRELIKVFAREFKTRIEMKQVGFRQEAARLGGIGSCGRELCCSTWLTDFRSVSTSAARYQQLSLNPQKLAGQCGKLKCCLNYELDTYLDALKDFPKSEIKLQTEKGVAICQKTDIFKGHMWYAYEGEWINWHKITADQANEIIALNKKNKKVASLEEYASDLIEDTKTEFENVVGQDSLTRFDSPKPNKKRKNSRNKNNRNQNSKAKGGANSNVTETKPSAPASDKGANNNTRTRAKNPKAKGTEAGNNVADPKTTGGNKNRNRNNNRSRNKKKPQNQNPNPNQNQNQSQKNKDVTK is encoded by the coding sequence ATGGCTTGTAACAGTTGTTCAACTGGTAAAGACGGTCAACCAAAAGGATGTAAAAATAATGGCACCTGCGGAACAGATAGTTGTAATAAATTAACGGTTTTCGATTGGTTGTCTAATATGTCTCTTCCAAGTGGTGAGAAACCGTTTGACTGGGTTGAGGTTCGCTTTAAAAACGGAAGAAAAGATTACTACAAAAATACAGAGCATTTAACGCTTAGCATTGGGGATGTTGTGGCTACACAGGCAGCAACAGGCCACGATATTGGTATGGTAACCCTTACGGGGGAATTGGTGCGTATTCAAATGAAACGTAAAAGTATTTCTGAAACACCCGACGAAGAACTTAAAATATACCGAAAAGCCAATCAAAAAGATATAGATATTTGGCAAGCTGCACGCGATCGTGAAGAGCCAATGAAGGTGAAAGCAAGACAGTTTGCAATAGATTTGAAACTGGAAATGAAAATTTCCGATATCGAGTTTCAGGGCGATGCCAGCAAAGCAACGTTTTACTATACAGCCGAAGAGCGTGTCGATTTCCGTGAGTTAATTAAAGTATTTGCTCGAGAGTTTAAAACACGTATCGAGATGAAACAGGTAGGGTTCCGTCAGGAAGCTGCCCGACTAGGAGGCATTGGGTCTTGTGGTCGTGAGCTGTGTTGTTCGACCTGGTTAACCGATTTCCGTTCGGTAAGTACTTCGGCAGCACGCTATCAGCAATTGTCATTAAATCCTCAAAAATTAGCCGGACAATGTGGTAAATTGAAGTGTTGTTTAAATTACGAGTTAGACACGTACTTAGATGCGCTTAAAGATTTTCCTAAATCTGAAATAAAACTACAAACCGAAAAAGGCGTTGCCATTTGCCAGAAAACCGATATTTTTAAAGGTCACATGTGGTATGCTTATGAAGGAGAATGGATTAACTGGCATAAGATAACTGCCGATCAGGCGAATGAAATTATTGCTTTAAATAAGAAGAATAAAAAGGTGGCAAGCCTTGAAGAATATGCTTCAGATCTTATTGAAGATACTAAAACTGAGTTTGAAAACGTTGTAGGTCAGGATAGTTTAACACGATTCGATAGTCCAAAACCTAATAAAAAACGTAAAAATAGTAGAAATAAGAATAACCGAAATCAGAATTCGAAAGCCAAAGGCGGAGCAAATAGTAATGTAACAGAAACAAAACCTTCTGCGCCAGCGTCTGATAAAGGAGCGAATAATAATACCAGAACAAGAGCCAAAAATCCTAAAGCTAAAGGAACTGAAGCCGGAAATAATGTTGCAGATCCTAAAACTACTGGAGGGAATAAAAACAGAAACCGAAACAACAATCGTTCTAGAAATAAAAAGAAACCGCAGAATCAGAACCCAAATCCAAACCAAAACCAAAACCAAAGTCAAAAGAATAAGGATGTTACGAAATAA
- a CDS encoding ferredoxin: MVVVTLQRNKCIGCNYCVELAPNQFQMSKKDGKSVLLKSVDKKGFFTIKSNDHMILEDCENAAKACPVKIIDVKNI; the protein is encoded by the coding sequence ATGGTTGTTGTTACCTTACAGCGAAATAAATGTATTGGGTGTAATTACTGCGTCGAGTTGGCACCCAATCAGTTTCAAATGTCGAAGAAAGATGGGAAGTCGGTGTTGTTGAAAAGTGTCGATAAGAAAGGCTTTTTCACCATTAAATCTAACGACCACATGATTTTAGAAGACTGCGAAAATGCTGCAAAAGCATGCCCGGTAAAGATAATTGATGTAAAAAATATTTAA
- a CDS encoding peptidase U32 family protein — MQKIELMAPAGNFESLQAALDNGADSVYFGVEQLNMRARASINFTLDDLSEIAERCQAKNVRTYLTLNTIIYDHDLSIVKTLIQKAKDANITAVIAMDQAVIMAAREIGMEVHISTQINITNIETVKFYAMFADTMVLSRELSLRQVKKITEQIEKEQVKGPSGNLVEIEIFGHGALCMAVSGKCYLSLHSHNSSANRGACKQNCRKKYTVIDQESGFEIELDNEYMMSPKDLCTIDILDQVADAGIKVLKIEGRGRAPEYVANVIKCYREAIDSLENNTFEKEKVVSWMQDLEKVYNRGFWNGYYLGQKLGEWSVGSGSHATQKKVYIGKGQHYFPKAQIGEFKIEAFDLSVGDTILVTGPTTGAKEVEVAQMLVNDEQLDKASKGDLVTIPLGFRIRPSDKLYKIVENKVEA, encoded by the coding sequence ATGCAAAAGATTGAATTAATGGCGCCTGCAGGGAATTTTGAATCACTGCAAGCAGCTCTGGATAATGGTGCAGATTCTGTTTATTTTGGTGTAGAGCAGCTTAATATGCGTGCCAGAGCCTCTATAAATTTTACTTTAGATGATCTGTCTGAGATTGCCGAGCGTTGTCAGGCAAAAAATGTTAGAACCTATTTAACCTTAAATACCATTATTTACGATCACGATTTATCGATTGTAAAAACGCTTATTCAAAAGGCTAAAGATGCTAATATCACAGCGGTAATTGCTATGGATCAGGCGGTCATTATGGCGGCTCGTGAGATTGGGATGGAAGTACATATTTCTACGCAAATTAATATCACCAATATAGAAACCGTAAAGTTTTACGCTATGTTTGCCGATACTATGGTATTGAGTCGTGAGCTGAGTTTACGCCAGGTGAAAAAAATTACGGAGCAAATTGAAAAGGAGCAGGTTAAAGGCCCTTCGGGAAATTTGGTTGAAATTGAAATATTTGGTCACGGAGCGCTTTGTATGGCGGTTTCAGGAAAGTGTTATTTAAGTTTACACTCACATAATTCTTCAGCAAATCGTGGTGCTTGCAAACAAAACTGCAGAAAAAAATATACGGTTATTGATCAGGAATCTGGTTTCGAAATAGAACTGGATAACGAATACATGATGTCTCCAAAAGATTTATGTACCATCGATATTTTAGATCAGGTGGCCGATGCAGGAATAAAAGTATTGAAGATTGAAGGTCGTGGACGCGCACCGGAGTATGTAGCAAATGTTATTAAATGCTACCGCGAAGCTATTGATAGCTTAGAAAATAACACCTTCGAAAAGGAGAAAGTAGTGTCTTGGATGCAAGACTTAGAAAAGGTTTACAACCGCGGATTCTGGAATGGCTATTACTTAGGACAGAAATTAGGAGAATGGAGTGTCGGATCTGGGTCGCATGCTACTCAGAAGAAAGTGTATATTGGTAAAGGACAACACTATTTTCCAAAAGCACAGATTGGAGAGTTTAAAATTGAAGCCTTCGATTTATCGGTAGGTGATACTATTTTAGTAACGGGGCCAACTACAGGAGCTAAAGAAGTTGAGGTGGCACAAATGCTGGTAAACGACGAGCAACTTGATAAAGCTTCAAAAGGCGATTTGGTTACCATTCCGTTAGGATTCAGAATACGTCCTTCAGATAAATTATACAAAATCGTAGAAAATAAAGTAGAAGCTTAA
- the trhO gene encoding oxygen-dependent tRNA uridine(34) hydroxylase TrhO, translating into MQLYNKLSAKERAELIDQAGKNRLTLSFYQYAKIQNPQEFRNQLFIVWDKLEVLGRIYVAHEGINGQLSLPADRFNEFKTHLDTIDFLKDIRLNVAVEQDNKSFLKLKVKVREKIVADGLNDDTFDVTNIGVHLKAEDFNRFIEDENTVLVDMRNHYESEIGHFKNAVTPDVDTFRESLDIIEDDLKEHKEDKNLVMYCTGGIRCEKASAYFKHKGFKNVYQLEGGIIEYTRQVKEQNLENKFLGQNFVFDERRAERISDDVIAQCHQCGEPFDVHTNCANDACHLLFIQCPKCQEEMENCCSTTCMEINRLPYEEQKAMRKGQGNSNDIFKKGRAEHLPYKKDLRNIFEHFKQEEA; encoded by the coding sequence ATGCAACTGTACAATAAATTAAGTGCTAAAGAGAGAGCAGAATTAATCGATCAGGCAGGGAAAAATCGATTAACGCTTTCTTTTTACCAATACGCAAAAATTCAAAATCCTCAGGAATTTAGAAATCAATTATTTATTGTCTGGGACAAATTAGAAGTCTTAGGTAGAATTTATGTCGCTCATGAAGGGATTAACGGCCAATTATCACTTCCAGCCGATCGTTTCAATGAGTTCAAAACTCATTTAGATACGATTGATTTCTTAAAAGACATCCGTTTAAATGTGGCTGTAGAACAAGACAACAAATCGTTCCTGAAACTGAAAGTTAAAGTACGTGAGAAAATTGTGGCCGACGGATTAAACGACGACACTTTCGATGTAACGAACATTGGAGTTCACTTAAAAGCGGAAGATTTCAATAGATTTATTGAAGACGAAAATACTGTATTGGTCGATATGCGTAACCATTACGAGAGTGAGATTGGTCATTTTAAAAATGCCGTAACACCAGATGTTGATACGTTTAGAGAATCGTTAGATATTATTGAAGACGATTTAAAAGAACATAAAGAAGATAAAAATCTGGTTATGTATTGTACGGGAGGTATTCGTTGTGAAAAAGCCAGTGCATACTTCAAACATAAAGGGTTTAAAAATGTTTACCAACTTGAAGGCGGTATTATTGAATACACCCGTCAGGTAAAAGAACAAAACTTAGAAAATAAGTTTTTAGGACAGAATTTCGTGTTCGACGAACGTCGTGCCGAGCGAATTAGTGACGATGTTATTGCACAGTGTCACCAATGTGGTGAGCCGTTCGATGTCCATACCAACTGTGCTAACGATGCTTGCCATTTGCTGTTTATCCAGTGTCCGAAATGTCAGGAAGAAATGGAAAACTGTTGTTCTACAACTTGTATGGAGATTAACCGTTTGCCTTATGAAGAGCAAAAGGCCATGCGTAAAGGACAAGGAAACAGTAACGATATTTTTAAAAAAGGTCGTGCCGAACACTTGCCTTATAAAAAGGATTTAAGAAACATTTTCGAGCATTTTAAACAAGAAGAAGCCTAA
- the recA gene encoding recombinase RecA, which yields MSNEKEAKLKALKLTLDKLDKAYGKGTVMKMSDQAVVDVDAIPSGSLGLDIALGVGGYPRGRIIEIYGPESSGKTTLTLHAIAEAQKAGGIAAFIDAEHAFDRFYAEKLGVDLENLIISQPDNGEQALEIADNLIRSGAIDIVVIDSVAALTPKSEIEGEMGDSKMGLHARLMSQALRKLTASISKTNCTVIFINQLREKIGVMFGNPETTTGGNALKFYASVRLDIRRSTQIKETDGSVAGNKTRVKVVKNKVAPPFKTAEFDIMYGEGVSKVGEILDIAVENEIIKKSGSWFSYEDTKLGQGRDAVKSLIKDNPELMEELEVKVRAVAKAASEGE from the coding sequence ATGAGCAACGAAAAAGAAGCGAAATTAAAAGCGCTAAAACTTACATTAGACAAATTAGATAAGGCCTACGGAAAAGGTACTGTAATGAAAATGAGCGACCAAGCAGTTGTAGATGTTGATGCTATCCCGTCGGGTTCATTAGGCTTAGATATTGCTTTAGGTGTTGGTGGATATCCTCGCGGACGAATCATTGAAATTTACGGACCAGAATCTTCGGGTAAAACAACCCTTACATTACATGCCATTGCAGAAGCTCAAAAAGCAGGTGGAATTGCGGCTTTTATTGATGCCGAGCATGCCTTCGATAGATTTTATGCTGAAAAATTAGGTGTCGATTTAGAAAACTTAATCATCTCTCAACCAGATAACGGTGAGCAGGCTCTGGAAATCGCCGATAACTTAATCCGCTCAGGTGCTATTGATATTGTTGTAATAGATTCGGTTGCGGCATTAACGCCTAAGAGTGAGATTGAAGGTGAAATGGGTGATTCTAAAATGGGATTACACGCCCGTTTAATGTCTCAGGCATTAAGAAAGCTTACTGCATCTATCAGCAAAACAAACTGTACAGTTATTTTCATTAACCAGTTACGTGAAAAAATTGGTGTTATGTTTGGTAACCCGGAAACCACTACTGGTGGTAACGCTTTAAAATTCTACGCATCGGTTCGTTTAGATATTCGTCGTTCAACTCAAATTAAAGAAACCGACGGAAGTGTTGCCGGTAACAAAACCCGTGTTAAGGTGGTTAAAAATAAAGTAGCACCTCCATTTAAAACTGCTGAATTCGACATCATGTACGGAGAAGGTGTAAGTAAAGTAGGTGAGATTTTAGATATCGCAGTAGAAAACGAAATCATTAAGAAAAGTGGTTCTTGGTTTAGCTACGAAGACACGAAACTTGGTCAAGGTCGCGATGCCGTAAAATCGCTGATAAAAGACAACCCTGAACTTATGGAAGAGCTAGAGGTTAAAGTGAGAGCTGTAGCCAAAGCCGCTTCAGAAGGTGAATAA
- a CDS encoding RNA polymerase sigma factor: MSLNQLIEQCKNNDIKAQSELYTLFSGKLFGLCLKYSRNYTEAEDNLQDAFLTIFRKIDQYENKGSFEGWLKRITVNTVLQQYRKEKVFEIAHDDNIEDVEVEVDEDRVSIDYLLQIIQELPDRYRLVFNLYVLDGYSHKDIADMLEINIGTSKSNLARARQILKQTIELYLASQNLQSL, encoded by the coding sequence TTGAGTTTAAATCAACTCATAGAACAGTGCAAGAACAATGACATTAAAGCACAAAGCGAACTGTACACTCTCTTTTCGGGTAAACTGTTTGGTTTGTGCTTAAAATACTCGCGTAATTACACCGAAGCCGAAGATAATTTACAAGATGCTTTTTTAACCATCTTCAGAAAAATAGATCAGTACGAAAACAAAGGATCGTTTGAAGGTTGGTTAAAACGCATTACAGTAAACACCGTTTTACAGCAATATAGAAAAGAAAAAGTTTTTGAAATTGCTCATGACGATAACATTGAAGATGTAGAGGTAGAAGTTGATGAAGACCGCGTGTCTATTGACTATCTATTACAAATTATACAGGAATTGCCAGACAGGTATAGATTGGTTTTTAACCTTTATGTTCTTGATGGTTATTCGCATAAAGATATAGCAGACATGCTGGAGATTAACATAGGTACATCAAAATCCAATCTGGCTCGAGCCAGGCAGATTTTAAAACAAACTATAGAATTGTATCTGGCATCACAAAATTTACAATCATTATAA
- a CDS encoding lysophospholipid acyltransferase family protein: protein MRVFKYLFWILYRIWFYVLVALPIVLLFPLLFVSILKEKWYPFFFKLARIWAKFILIGMGFYFKIEREETPEYGKSYMLIANHTSMADIMLMLVTVSNPFVFVGKKELANIPLFGFFYKRTCILVDRSSAKSRQAVFLRAQRRLKSGLSICIFPEGGVPNEDILLDEFKDGAFRLAINHDIPVVPITFADNKKRFSYTFFSGGPGVMRVKIHAFLPTNHLNIEHTKSLNETSRSIILNQLKSFG from the coding sequence ATGAGAGTCTTTAAATATCTGTTCTGGATTTTATACCGCATTTGGTTTTATGTGCTTGTGGCATTGCCTATTGTGTTGTTGTTTCCATTGCTTTTTGTTTCAATTTTAAAGGAAAAATGGTATCCATTCTTTTTTAAACTGGCTCGAATCTGGGCGAAGTTTATATTGATAGGTATGGGCTTTTATTTTAAGATTGAACGAGAAGAAACTCCTGAATATGGCAAAAGTTATATGTTGATAGCGAATCATACGTCCATGGCAGATATTATGCTCATGCTGGTAACGGTGAGTAATCCGTTTGTGTTTGTAGGTAAGAAAGAATTGGCTAATATCCCTCTATTCGGGTTTTTCTATAAGCGTACCTGTATTCTGGTAGATCGCAGTTCGGCAAAAAGCAGACAAGCAGTATTTTTAAGAGCGCAACGTCGTTTAAAATCCGGATTAAGTATTTGTATTTTTCCTGAAGGTGGTGTTCCGAATGAAGACATTCTGCTCGATGAGTTTAAAGATGGTGCTTTTCGTTTGGCTATTAACCATGATATTCCGGTGGTGCCCATAACCTTTGCCGATAATAAGAAGCGCTTTTCGTATACCTTTTTTAGTGGAGGACCAGGTGTTATGCGTGTTAAGATTCACGCCTTTTTACCAACCAATCATTTGAATATAGAGCATACCAAAAGCCTTAATGAAACATCAAGATCTATTATCCTTAATCAGTTGAAAAGTTTCGGGTGA